The genomic window AGACCGGCGATAAAGGAATCGCCGAGCACGGCAATTCGTGTCACGCCGGCGGGTTTTTCGATCGTCCAGGGATCGTCGCGAAACCCAAACGCATTGATGGTGACCTGCGAGTGGCCTTCGCGGGTGTGCGTCCATTGGCTGTTGGGGACAAAACCGTAGCCGCACCAGGCATCACCCTGCGTGGTGATTGGATAAGAAAACCCGACAACACGCAGACCAACTTCAGCAATCAACAGCGCGCACGCCATGGCCAGCCCGAGCACGATCAGGGGAATGATCTTGCGGCGGCGACGCGACGGCCTGGAACGCGGGCGGTCGGCCATGTCTAGAACAGCGTGTAAATAAACGGAGCCGCACCGGTGGAGCTGAGCGCGACCAGGGCGGTGACCGCAACCAGCACCAGCAGGATCGGGATCATCCACCAAGCTTTGTTCTCTTTGATGAACAACACAAATTCGCCGAACAGCGACAACTGCTGTTCCTCGGCTAACTGTTCAAATTCGCTTTCGTCCGACGACGATTCGTTGTCTGACACGGGATCAGGCTCGGGAGGTTGAGGAGGAGATTTGAGATTTACGACTGGCGGTAATAACTCGCTACGGATGTTGGTTTCTGTTTGGCTTGCCAGTAGGTCTTACATTGCCGATCTAAATTTAATTGTAGGCGATCACGCCTACGGAGCCGGAAAAAGATGCCAATCGGCAAGAACACGGTCATGTATATCAGAAACATCGCCAATTCGCCGATCACCAACCCGATCGGCAGCGTGATCAGCATCAAGCCGATGAACAGCGGAGCGACGATTTTGGGCGCCACCCAGCTGACTACCGCGATCAACAAGCCGGCAAACGCAAACCACGCGATCACCGTTAGGCTGGCCGACCACAGCCAAGCCAATAGCGGCAGC from Roseimaritima ulvae includes these protein-coding regions:
- a CDS encoding DUF5989 family protein, whose amino-acid sequence is MSDNESSSDESEFEQLAEEQQLSLFGEFVLFIKENKAWWMIPILLVLVAVTALVALSSTGAAPFIYTLF